One window of the Dreissena polymorpha isolate Duluth1 chromosome 5, UMN_Dpol_1.0, whole genome shotgun sequence genome contains the following:
- the LOC127880595 gene encoding uncharacterized protein LOC127880595, protein MADGHSFPSAINRPTAQVKAQSKRDSAEIKRRSAGLTRTGSVRRGSLDSLIDLLERRDNRMSWASTDSDEGFDLLATLTSTFDKKLQTLSSAKMSNCASSSKPPRWGLNSNGGSVSNGALPDAGDSPAAQTAQHRLPPQPPLSHLSRQAAMQADNQGQGKQYRDPSLHRTPPKSDAKIGLATRFERSTTHNPLYEGHSEPSLNLLVRSSSNNSGINLHSDVTYSADSAVVQGVASRGMERSESNVVIQGVASRVMERSESNAAIQGVASRGMERSESSASIHGAASRGIERSESDSRVASVMVVISSPSIMSADSSGRMAIQQHVSKPLTAYQSPLKSFLNSQNDGLHGDPLRTETPPKRPDYRPITKSEKTEVNVRLSQSLEKNRAAEESDAASRGPVSESVPKTRSASPPVFGRKRNEQCKRRRHTVGGTSDSNNILAMDAALSNVKRQSAWEQLRPNVGANVGPHANMQSWLQAERLRGSSPDLSSLRDRGNRQATS, encoded by the coding sequence ATGGCGGACGGACACAGCTTTCCAAGTGCTATTAACCGCCCCACCGCCCAGGTAAAGGCTCAGTCTAAGAGGGACTCAGCAGAGATAAAGCGGCGAAGTGCGGGTTTAACCCGGACAGGTTCAGTGCGGCGCGGTTCTCTGGATTCCCTGATTGACTTGCTGGAGAGGCGGGACAACCGTATGTCCTGGGCTTCCACAGACTCCGATGAGGGATTTGATTTGCTAGCTACGCTAACCTCGACTTTCGATAAGAAATTGCAAACATTATCTAGTGCTAAAATGTCCAATTGTGCATCATCATCAAAGCCTCCTAGGTGGGGTCTGAATTCAAATGGTGGCAGTGTAAGTAATGGCGCTTTACCTGATGCAGGCGATTCCCCGGCAGCTCAGACGGCACAGCACCGACTCCCTCCACAGCCTCCCCTGTCCCACTTATCTCGGCAAGCAGCCATGCAGGCAGATAATCAGGGTCAAGGAAAGCAGTACAGAGATCCCAGCCTACACAGGACGCCACCGAAATCGGACGCGAAGATAGGATTGGCGACCAGATTTGAGAGAAGCACCACTCACAATCCTCTCTATGAAGGCCACAGTGAGCCAAGTCTTAACCTTCTGGTTCGGTCAAGTAGCAACAATAGTGGTATCAACCTGCACAGTGATGTTACATACTCGGCTGATAGCGCTGTTGTCCAAGGGGTTGCTTCTAGGGGGATGGAACGTTCTGAGAGTAACGTTGTAATCCAAGGGGTTGCTTCTAGGGTGATGGAACGTTCTGAGAGTAACGCTGCAATACAAGGAGTTGCTTCTAGGGGGATGGAACGTTCCGAGAGTAGTGCTTCAATTCATGGGGCTGCTTCTAGGGGGATTGAAAGGTCTGAGAGTGATTCAAGGGTTGCCTCAGTCATGGTCGTGATTTCCAGTCCATCGATAATGTCTGCTGACAGCAGCGGTCGCATGGCAATACAGCAACACGTCTCTAAACCTCTCACTGCATACCAGTCACCGCTAAAGTCGTTCTTAAACTCGCAGAATGACGGTCTCCATGGTGACCCCTTAAGGACAGAAACCCCACCAAAACGTCCAGACTACCGGCCCATTACAAAATCAGAAAAGACCGAAGTGAATGTGAGACTATCTCAGAGCTTAGAGAAAAACAGAGCAGCCGAGGAATCTGACGCTGCCAGTCGTGGACCGGTCAGTGAGAGTGTGCCAAAAACTCGGTCTGCATCGCCGCCTGTATTCGGTAGGAAACGAAACGAGCAGTGTAAACGTCGTCGCCATACAGTGGGTGGTACAAGTGATAGCAATAATATTTTAGCAATGGACGCCGCCTTGTCAAATGTGAAACGACAGTCGGCTTGGGAGCAACTGCGACCGAACGTTGGTGCCAACGTTGGGCCACACGCAAACATGCAGTCGTGGCTGCAGGCTGAGCGACTCAGGGGAAGTTCACCTGATCTGTCGTCCCTCAGGGATAGGGGAAACAGACAGGCTACAtcctga
- the LOC127831122 gene encoding rho GTPase-activating protein 21-like, giving the protein MAYMRQYNICNMPNLVAHALPMKVRAGSQTSVFSYEEQPISVKSCIVDIAHSYTKRKNVFRLKTYNGSEYLLQADDQMDMLVWIRHISANNNPDLDANGVTNAELIIRKSQELTESGPTLGSNTSPTPAHKITKKLSVIKQKMPQSPSIKRRKTVSGDKLEDTGKPKTWKGKLGKSIKKHMGSSSSTGQIAVVPETGGMFGVPLEDCLPSPNNEFVPLIVDLCIQIAEARGLEMTGVYRIPGNKAAVTILQEEFNKGIDCMNLEHEKWCDVNVISSLLKSFFRQLPEPLIPDDLYQPFIDASRNKDPEKRMLKLKALIHKLPEHHLETFKHLARHLNRVAQYADVNRMQAKNLAIVFGPTLIRKADDNMVAMVTDMSDHCKIIESIILHCEWIFGSWDMDSSVPTDDEAAECMSLVSAPSSSNMREEAELNPREIVSSIVSAANRKLRGESPARVLPPDKRSVSVSDPPLGYNERNIDNEILIRTQKIDTTSRSSPNLAAMQHSTDLLKPLPDLPDRRMAKSQDFVDREFSDFDFIDSEKENSVAFLTPMTQYFSDESLLDRNDELELSHGSTSLHGSFNRL; this is encoded by the exons ATGGCTTACATGAGGCAGTACAATATCTGTAACATGCCCAAT CTTGTAGCCCATGCACTTCCCATGAAAGTGCGTGCGGGATCCCAG ACGAGCGTGTTCTCATACGAAGAGCAGCCAATCTCCGTGAAGTCCTGTATCGTAGACATTGCCCACAGCTACACCAAGCGCAAGAACGTGTTCCGACTGAAGACGTACAACGGGTCGGAGTACCTGCTCCAGGCCGATGACCAGATGGACATGCTAGTCTGGATACGACACATCAGCGCCAACAATAATCCAGACCTTGAC GCCAACGGTGTTACAAACGCCGAGCTGATTATCCGCAAGAGCCAGGAGCTTACCGAGTCTGGACCAACCCTGGGGAGCAACACGTCCCCAACCCCCGCCCATAAGATCACAAAGAAACTCTCTGTTATCAAACAGAAGATGCCGCAGTCACCCAGCATCAAGAGACGTAAGACAGTGTCCGGGGATAAACTTG AGGACACCGGGAAGCCGAAGACGTGGAAGGGTAAGCTAGGGAAGAGCATTAAGAAGCACATGGGCTCGAGTTCGTCAACTGGGCAAATTGCAGTCGTACCTGAGACCGGAGGGATGTTTGGGGTGCCATTGGAGGACTGTCTGCCCTCACCcaacaatgag TTTGTGCCCCTCATAGTGGACCTATGTATCCAGATAGCTGAGGCACGTGGACTGGAGATGACTGGTGTCTACCGTATCCCTGGTAACAAGGCAGCCGTAACCATACTACAAGAAGAATTCAACAAG GGTATCGACTGTATGAACCTGGAGCATGAGAAGTGGTGTGACGTGAACGTGATCAGTTCTCTATTGAAGTCTTTCTTCCGCCAGCTTCCTGAGCCACTAATTCCTGATG ACCTGTACCAGCCATTCATCGATGCAAGCCGTAATAAGGACCCGGAGAAGCGCATGTTGAAGCTGAAGGCACTCATACACAAACTGCCGGAGCACCATCTAGAGACGTTCAAACACCTTGCGCGACACCTGAACCGCGTAGCCCAGTACGCTGACGTCAACAGG ATGCAGGCCAAGAACCTTGCTATCGTGTTTGGGCCGACATTGATCCGCAAGGCCGACGACAACATGGTAGCCATGGTGACAGACATGTCGGACCACTGCAAGATCATAGAAAGCATCATTCTCCAT TGTGAGTGGATCTTCGGCTCCTGGGACATGGACAGCAGCGTCCCCACAGATGACGAGGCTGCAGAGTGCATGTCCTTGGTGTCAGCGCCCTCCAGCAGTAACATGAGAGAGGAGGCCG AGTTAAACCCACGTGAGATTGTTTCAAGTATCGTCTCTGCAGCCAATAGAAAACTTCGGGGTGAAAGCCCAGCTCGCGTCTTGCCGCCGGACAAACGAAGCGTGTCCGTGTCAGACCCACCCCTTGGCTACAACGAGCGAAACATAGACAATGAGATTCTCATTAGGACGCAAAAGATCGACACAACATCCCGCAGCAGCCCGAATCTAGCAGCCATGCAGCATAGCACGGACCTGCTGAAACCATTACCGGATCTACCAGACAGACGCATGGCAAAGTCCCAAGACTTTGTAGACCGCGAATTTTCTGACTTCGATTTCATCGATTCCGAGAAGGAAAATTCGGTGGCTTTTCTTACGCCGATGACGCAGTATTTTTCGGACGAGTCTCTACTGGACCGGAATGACGAGTTGGAGCTCTCCCACGGCAGCACATCACTCCACGGGAGTTTTAACCGACTCTGA